A segment of the Candidatus Thermoplasmatota archaeon genome:
ATCCACAACCACGGATAGGCACTGTCCGCCGTTAGCGCGTATTTCTGGGTCCAGTTGCCATAGTTCTGCCAGTTCTCCCCTCCACTCAAGCTGGTGCCCTGTGCAGCGTACATCAGGTCGGCCCAAACCACAGGCCAGCAGCCGCTGTCCAGATAGGCCTTTCTCTGCATATCCGCGAGAATCTCCTTTCGAGCGGCAAAGTCGGTTTCCTGCAATGACGCGTAATAGAGAGCGTCATATTCGGGATCGCTCCAGTAGACATCGCTCCAGCTGCCTATCGCCTCAGTAGCAAGCACCTGCATCACGTCGAGCGAAGGCTCGGAGGTCGGTACGAACCACCAGTTCCACAACCAGGTGTCGTAGTCGGCGTTGTACCACATCACGTTCATGTTGTTCAGGTTGCTCGCTCCCGGATAGTTCAGTACGATCCCTGCCACAGCAGCCCATTGTACTATCTTCTGACTGGCCGTATGGTAGAGCGGATCGGTGTCGGGAGTAGCGTACCTGAACGCCAAGGTCTCTGCAACTACTCCTCCAAGCTGCTTCGACAGCGGGGCGTATGTCAGGAAGTCAGGATTGCCTAAGACGATCTTTGAGTTGTCGAGTCTATACTCCCATCCGGCAGCGTACAGATCCAATCTGGCTTGGCCTGGATTGAAACCTATGGGTATCTCCCCTGGCACGCTTCCGTAATGGTAGTACATCGGCTGGACTGCAGGAATAAGAGAATCCGCCGGGGAGCCTAGGCCTCTAAGGATTGTGGTAGCGATATAATCCTTGTCAATGCACATCTGCAACGCCAGCTTTACGACGGGATCCAGCAGGACCTGGTTGTTGTAGTCCTGAGGTCCTCCGGTGCCGTATAGGAGGCGGTTTGCATCACTGAGCTGGTTCATGTTGAACTCCCACACGTATCCCTGGCTGGATGTCCAGCTTTGGCCAGCAACACCGCTGAGATACTGCTCCGGGGTCATAGCCGTCATCACATCGTTTGTTCCTGCGATGTAGTTCGCTAGGTTGCTGTCCTCTGTTTCCGACCTGAATATGATCTTGTTCGCGTGACTGTCGTAACCCCTTAGGTCTTTCGCAAACCAGGTGGGGCTCTCAACCAGCTCAGCAACTCCGATGGACCTTACAGTCGTTATGTCATCCTGGTTGTAATAGAACATGCCAGATCCAATACAGGGGGCGATCCAATTTGCTACTGGTCCGCTCGCCTTGAAGTTGGCCCACGTTGGAAGCTGGGTCTGCCAGATGTACTTGGGCAGAATCGGGATAGCCGTGAATGCAGTACTCATCGGCCCGAATGGCTCCCTGACCTTGAGCGTCATCTGCGTATTCGAGATCTTGGTCATGCTCTCAATTAGCCCTTGAGTCTGCCCTGGCAGGATCGGGAAGTAGTACTGCATGTTGTTGCCCGCGGTGTTCATCAAGAGATTGTAGGTGAAAATGACATCATCGACGGTCACGGGATTCAGAAGAGTCGGGTTCCTCTTGTCGTAGAACTTCGCCGTGCTCACTATCTCGATATCATAAGTGACTCCGTCGGGTCGCAGGACTATCTTCGTCGCCAAATCAGGTATAACCTTCTGGTCGATGTCGAAGGTCTGCAATGTGCTGTAGCATGGCCATATCAGCATGTACTCGACGCCCATTGTGTAGACAAGCGGGTTGAGCGTCTGTATGGCTTCTGCCAGTTGGGGCACACCAATCCTAATGACTCTGTTGCCAGCAGCTGCTTCTGCTGAACCTACCGCACCCAAAGACACATCGTTCCCGCTCATCTTTATCGTGGGCGCGAATGTCATGGTAACGAGTATCAATACCGTAGCCACAGCTATCCCAGTCGCAATACTATGATGCTTCTCCATTGGATTCATTCCTCCCTTTTTCCCTCTCTCGGACGCCATAGAAGACCTTCTTCAGAGCGGGTATGGAAAAGGCGCCGCAGAAACGAATGCTCCGCAAGATGCCCCTCCCCCTACTGCCGCCTGCAAGTGCCTCATACTGGCGGACCTTCTGTGGAAGAACAGGAAGGTCGAAACGCTATAAGAGACTTTCGCAATGTCAGCCTAATGTAGAACCTCTATGATGAACAAAAAAAGGGCTCCTACTTCATAGAGTCGTATGACAAGGCCCGGAACAGGACCTCATAGTGCCGCCG
Coding sequences within it:
- a CDS encoding PKD domain-containing protein yields the protein MEKHHSIATGIAVATVLILVTMTFAPTIKMSGNDVSLGAVGSAEAAAGNRVIRIGVPQLAEAIQTLNPLVYTMGVEYMLIWPCYSTLQTFDIDQKVIPDLATKIVLRPDGVTYDIEIVSTAKFYDKRNPTLLNPVTVDDVIFTYNLLMNTAGNNMQYYFPILPGQTQGLIESMTKISNTQMTLKVREPFGPMSTAFTAIPILPKYIWQTQLPTWANFKASGPVANWIAPCIGSGMFYYNQDDITTVRSIGVAELVESPTWFAKDLRGYDSHANKIIFRSETEDSNLANYIAGTNDVMTAMTPEQYLSGVAGQSWTSSQGYVWEFNMNQLSDANRLLYGTGGPQDYNNQVLLDPVVKLALQMCIDKDYIATTILRGLGSPADSLIPAVQPMYYHYGSVPGEIPIGFNPGQARLDLYAAGWEYRLDNSKIVLGNPDFLTYAPLSKQLGGVVAETLAFRYATPDTDPLYHTASQKIVQWAAVAGIVLNYPGASNLNNMNVMWYNADYDTWLWNWWFVPTSEPSLDVMQVLATEAIGSWSDVYWSDPEYDALYYASLQETDFAARKEILADMQRKAYLDSGCWPVVWADLMYAAQGTSLSGGENWQNYGNWTQKYALTADSAYPWLWMQIYPQDNPSPQVTSFTTTYDGDTTHSITMTATVTDNNQADLLYRWNFGDGNFSAWSTSPTVTKTYPRDGIYTAYFMVKEGTSPDGFMASRTAKVRVIDTSNTAPSSLSFTYLPLDPDSGTQVLFSGSATDAQGDPLTFTWNFGDGETGYGQTITHQFSAGAGGYTVVMYVDDGHLGTVPRPVASNPELVPVTANRAPTISVPDYPSVSKGLLTTFVITAADLDTRDTLRYTWVWGDGKTSSVTTTKTMTHIYTRNGDYTLRVWADDLTGLAGHNVSDTGLIHVATAGNNPPVITAFTVSDSTPYTLQVLTFSGTATDPNLDLLDLTFDFGDGNTTTLTQVTVGQTLTTTHAYESPGFYTAYVTASDLQATPVTSSPMFLNVEQAAYFTLDLVQGWNFVCVPLLGAGYKASTLGLNPGDTVSEWNPATKTYKSHIVGVPVNDFTIAPSTGYWINVPSGTRTLDLYGSIPGTTPLSRSITVPSGGGWAIIGFESLNTTRHAKDVPSMYSVPGSITTVASYNPVTKVYTSWLSIIPNVNNFLLVPGQAYWILVGASGTLTYNP